The region CGCAATCGCCACTCCTGCAAAGGCGGGGTACAGCCGATGCTCCATAATAAGGTCGGGCAGCGGCAGGACGATCATCGGGATCAACAATACCAAAAAGGTGATGATCCCAAACCCGATCGTCCGGTCGTGCTTCAGTAGATAGAATCCAGCTCCGAGAACGGCCAGAACCAGCAACCATTCCAGCACGACCGGCCCGCTCCATCCTGCAACGGGCTGAAAATCGTAGAACAGGAACTGCCGCTGCGGCCAGATGGCCAGTCCGAAGTACTTTGTGAGGATCGGTCCCTGCGTCAGGAAGTATTGATGCCACGGTATCCAGCCGAATGTTTTGACGCCGGCGCCGCCTTCGAAGGCTTTCCAGGCCGGATAAACCAGAACCAATCCGACCAATAGAATATAGGCTGCTGCGCGGCGGAACTTCGTCCGATCGAAGAACACAAACTCGATGAAGAGCAGCCATAGGGGCAGGATTACCGCCGTTTCTTTTGTTGTTGCCGCCGCGACGGCAAAGAGTCCCGTGGCGGCAAGCCACGCGTAACGCGGACCGGTCGCACCCTCGTAAGCAATCCGGCGGAATTTCACGTACGAGGCGGCGGCGAGAAACATGAAAAGTGCCGACATCGATTCAAACCGCTGGCTGACGTAAGTGACCGCCTGCGTCTGGATCGGATGGACCAGGAACAGCGCGCCGGCAACCGATGCGGGCAGCCACCGGCCGATCAATTCCCATGCCAGCCAGAACAACGCCGTCGCTGCGCAGGCATGGATAAAAACGTTCACGATCCGGAAGTAGAAGGGTTCACGCCACGGGAACAGTGGACCGATAACCGGCAGGATCTGCAGGTTCAACCAGAAGGAAAAGTAGCCGAGCGGACGCGAGTACCAACCGAAGTGTTGCCCGACCTGAACAACGTTCGGATCGTCAAGCATGAACGGCGCGAAAAAACCGGTGCTGTACAAGAGCAGCGCGCACGCAAACGCGCAGACGAAGAAAACCCGCATCTACGGCTCATCCCCTTCAACGCGGATCAGAGCCGGCTCTTCGGTCACACATGAAAGCGCTTTGATTTCGACCAGGGCTTGCTGAATGTCGCTTTCGATGGCGGTATGCGTCATGATCACGAGAGGCACCGAGCCTCCCTCCTTCCGGCCGCGCTGGATCATCTGGGCAATGCTGATTCGATGCTGGCCGAGAATTCCCGAAATCTGCGACAACACGCCGGGTTGATCGAGCGCCATCAATCTCAGATAGTAGAGACTCGTGACGGAATGCATCGGCTGCAGGGGCGGTCGGCGGAGCGCAAGCGCGGCAGCGCGCGGCCTTGATGAAATGGCCGCCCCTCCTTCCAGTATTTGCTTCGCGATATCCATGATATCCGCAACAACGGCGCTTCCGGTCGGCAGCGCGCCGGCGCCCCGCCCGTAGAGCATGATGTCCTGACACGCGTCACCCACGATCTGAATGGCATTGTAGACACCGCCGACCTTCGCAATGGGATATGTATCCGGAACCATAGTCGGGTGGACGCGCGCCTCGACTTTTCCGTCGTGCATTTTGGCGATCGCGAGCAGCTTGACCTTATATCCGAGCGTTCTTCCGAAATCGATATCGAGCGGAGTGATCGCCGTAATTCCTTCTGTGAAAATATCCTTGAGCGGAGCCTCGGCATCGAATGCCAGGTTCACCAGAATGGCGAGTTTATGGGCTGTATCGATGCCGCCCACATCAAACGCCGGATCGGCTTCGGCATATCCGGCGCGCTGCGCTTCGGCGAGCACGTCGGAGAACGAACGCCCCTCGTCGGTCATCTTGGTGAGAATGTAATTCGAAGTTCCGTTGATAATTCCGTAAATCGACAGAATCCGGTTGGCGGCGAGAGCTTCTTTCAGCGTTTTGATGACGGGAATTCCGCCGGCCACGCTCGCTTCGAATCCGACGCTCACCCCGGCAGTGCGGGCAGCCATATGGATCGCTGGTCCGTGGGTGGCAAGGAGCGCCTTGTTCGCCGTGACCACATGTTTGCCGCGGGCGATGGCCGCAAGGATCAGGGTTTTGGCGGGCTCTTCGCCACCGATCAGCTCCACAACGACGTCGATATCGGGATTCTCGACCACGGCTGAGGCGTTCGTGGTCAGTAACGCCGGATCGACCGTGATGCCGCGATCGGCATGGATGTTCCGCACCGCGATTTTCGTGACTTCGATGGGCGCGCCCACACGCCTCCGGATCAATTCCGCGTTATCGCGCAGGATGCGCAGAGTACCCGTCCCGACGGTGCCGAGACCGATGATCCCGATATTAATGTGGTCCTTCAACGGAATTAACCCCGAAAAAGGCGTTTCCGCCAGGACTGTTTTTGATATTCAAGCCGTTTGGGACGGATGGGATCAACCCCAACCACAATAAGGATAGTGGCCTTCTTAGCCATAGGTTAGAGGCAGTATAGCGTCAGTTCCAGCTGCGCGCTATCGCGCTTGCGCTTCGCGACAAAACCTGAAAAGAAGGTAAAGAATTAGCGCAATTCGTCGATGAGTTCTCCATGAGCCGCCCGATTCAGGCAGATCAACAAGACGAATTCGCCAGGAACCGATCCGCTTTCCGTTTATCGATGATCGCCGGCGAGCCTGTCTACCTTCTATTGAGCATGGATGGCGTTAACATTGACCCCGTCGTCGACGAACTCGGCGGAGGTGGAGCGCGGTTGGTCGCCGCGAAACACTTCGATGTGTTCGAGGAAGGGCAAATGATCGGACCGGCGGTCCTGGTTCTTCCCGACGAAGGAATGCCTGTCGTTTACCCGGTGGTGAAGTGGAAGAGCTTTCCGGTGATTGGGGTTGAGTTCATGCAGATCGACGAAAAAGACAAAGAGATGATTCTGCGCTTTCTCTTTAAGGTCGAGCGGCGCATCGTGCATGCAAAACCGAAAACGTCTCGTAAACACTCGAAATGACCTTCGTGTCAGTCTTTTAACCGGCGGCTGGCCCATTCCGCATGGGACCGCACCTGCTCGTCTTCGTGCGTGACGAATTTCCGAAGCTTGGGCAGGAATTCCTTGACCCCCGAGTTTCCCGCGACAACCATCAAGTTACGAAGCAGCCCCTTGATCTTCGCGCGCTTCATCGAAGTGCCGCGAATCATCAGCCGCCATTCATCCTCACTCAAGTCGAGAAGCCGGTCGATCTCGGGCCAGAACAAACCCGGCTTCGGCTGAAAATCCGGATTCGCGGAGAGTGGTGATTTGCGATTCCACGGACACACATCCTGGCAGATATCGCATCCGAAAAGATGATGGCCAATGCCTTCGCGCTCGGCTTCCGGAATTTCTCCGCGCAATTCGATTGTCGTGTAGGCGATGCACTTCCGGCTGTCCAGAACGTAAGGTTCGACGATGGCCTGCGTCGGACACGCGTCGATGCACCGCGTGCAGGTTCCGCATCGATCCGGAGCGGGCGTGTCCGTCGCAAGCTCGAGATCCGTGAGGATGCAGCCGAGAAACAGCCACGATCCCGCCTTGGGATGGATGATGCAGGTATTCTTGCCGAACCAGCCGATGCCGGCATACTTCGCGTAGACACGCTCCAGCAGAGGACCGGTGTCGATGTAAGCCTTCGTCTTTCGTGGAGAGTTCTCTTCGATCCAGGCCGCGATCCCGCGGACTTTTGCCTTCATCGCTTCGTGATAGTCCTCGCCCCAGGCATAGCGTGAGACCCAGGCACGCATGCGGTCGAACGCGGTTCGAGGCTGCGCGGCGTTGTAGTTCATCGCACAGACGATCACGGAACGGGCGCCGGACAGGACCGAGCCGGGCGTCATCTTGGCGGCTTCCTGGCGTTCGAGATAATGCATCTCGCCGCCGTATCCCTTCTCCAGCCATGTGGAATAGAAGACAGATTCGGGGAACGGCCCGATACCCGACACGCCCACCACATCAAAACCGAGCGATCTGGCCTTCTCTTTGATATCTTCGGCAGTCAACATGGCTCGATTTTCCGGCGCATTCAACCGCGCTTGAATGCCAGCATCTCCTCGACCGGCTTCGCATTCAAAACGCGATCCTTTTCAGTCCAACCGCGCTGCGCCGTCGCGACGCCGTACGGCAGATTCAGGAGGTCGTCGTAATTGTGCGAGTCGGTGCTGATGATCACGTGAACGCCCATCTCGCGCGCCTTCCGGCAATGCAGGTCGTTCAGGTCGAGGCGATGAAAATTGGAATTCACTTCAAGGCAGGTTCGGGTTCGCGCCGCTTCCTTCATGATCTCGTCGAAATCGAGATCGTACGGGTCGCGATCCCCCAGCAGCCGGCCCGTGGGATGACCGATGACGCGAACGTACGGGTTCTGCATCGCGCGGACAACGCGGTTGGTCAGCGACGCTTTGTCCTGTTTGAACCCGGAGTGGACCGAAGCTACGACGAAATCGAGCGTTGCGAGCAGTTCGTCCGAATAGTCCAGCGTTCCATCCTGGCGGATGTCGACCTCGGTTCCGGCCAGCACTCGAATATCGGGATACCTGGCATCGAGCGCGCGGCACTCCTCCGTGTGCTTCAACAGATCCTGATCGGAAAGCCCGCCGGCCACGCCAAGCGATTTCGAATGATCCGTGATGGCAATGTATTTATAACCACGCTTACGCGCGGCTTCGATCATTTCTTCGGAGGTATATTTTCCGTCGCTCCACGACGTGTGCATGTGCAGATCGCCGCGGATATCTTCCAGTTCGACAATCTGCGGCAGTCGTCCCTGCGCGGCTGCTTCGATCTCACCCCAGTCTTCGCGCAGGACCGGCGGGATATACGGCAATCCGAGCGTCTCGAAAATATCCTTCTCTTCGGCGCCCGCGACACATTTATCGTTGGCATCGAAGAGGCCATATTCGTTCAGCTTCAACCCGTGCTTGATGGCGCGCTCACGCATGCGGATGTTGTGCGCCTTCGATCCCGTGAAGTAATGCATGGCCGCGCCCCAGGACTTCGGATCCACGACTCGCAGATCGACCTGCAGATCGTCCTGAACGCGAACGGATGCTTTCGTTCCGCCCTGCGCCAGCACCGACTCGATGAAAGGCATCGAAAGAAACGCTTTCATCGTTTTGTCGAGATCGGTCGAGGCCGCAAGGATATCGACATCATGAACGATCTCCTTCATCCGTCGCAGGCTGCCGGCATAGGCCACACGCTCGGCGTGACCTTCAAGGTATTTGCAGAACT is a window of Terriglobia bacterium DNA encoding:
- a CDS encoding homoserine dehydrogenase codes for the protein MKDHINIGIIGLGTVGTGTLRILRDNAELIRRRVGAPIEVTKIAVRNIHADRGITVDPALLTTNASAVVENPDIDVVVELIGGEEPAKTLILAAIARGKHVVTANKALLATHGPAIHMAARTAGVSVGFEASVAGGIPVIKTLKEALAANRILSIYGIINGTSNYILTKMTDEGRSFSDVLAEAQRAGYAEADPAFDVGGIDTAHKLAILVNLAFDAEAPLKDIFTEGITAITPLDIDFGRTLGYKVKLLAIAKMHDGKVEARVHPTMVPDTYPIAKVGGVYNAIQIVGDACQDIMLYGRGAGALPTGSAVVADIMDIAKQILEGGAAISSRPRAAALALRRPPLQPMHSVTSLYYLRLMALDQPGVLSQISGILGQHRISIAQMIQRGRKEGGSVPLVIMTHTAIESDIQQALVEIKALSCVTEEPALIRVEGDEP
- the polX gene encoding DNA polymerase/3'-5' exonuclease PolX, with protein sequence MRNLEVSFQFHQIADLLEIQGANPFRVRAYRRAATNIEGLADNIETLALNGTLRNVPGIGEDLAGKIDEYIRSGKIDFLEKLKEEVPPGLVRIVEIPSVGPKTAKEIYDKFRIQTVEELEALCRTDQLLCVPGFKQKTIDNILKGIDVFRRRRGNYLLGRTVPIAVQFCKYLEGHAERVAYAGSLRRMKEIVHDVDILAASTDLDKTMKAFLSMPFIESVLAQGGTKASVRVQDDLQVDLRVVDPKSWGAAMHYFTGSKAHNIRMRERAIKHGLKLNEYGLFDANDKCVAGAEEKDIFETLGLPYIPPVLREDWGEIEAAAQGRLPQIVELEDIRGDLHMHTSWSDGKYTSEEMIEAARKRGYKYIAITDHSKSLGVAGGLSDQDLLKHTEECRALDARYPDIRVLAGTEVDIRQDGTLDYSDELLATLDFVVASVHSGFKQDKASLTNRVVRAMQNPYVRVIGHPTGRLLGDRDPYDLDFDEIMKEAARTRTCLEVNSNFHRLDLNDLHCRKAREMGVHVIISTDSHNYDDLLNLPYGVATAQRGWTEKDRVLNAKPVEEMLAFKRG
- the queG gene encoding tRNA epoxyqueuosine(34) reductase QueG, coding for MLTAEDIKEKARSLGFDVVGVSGIGPFPESVFYSTWLEKGYGGEMHYLERQEAAKMTPGSVLSGARSVIVCAMNYNAAQPRTAFDRMRAWVSRYAWGEDYHEAMKAKVRGIAAWIEENSPRKTKAYIDTGPLLERVYAKYAGIGWFGKNTCIIHPKAGSWLFLGCILTDLELATDTPAPDRCGTCTRCIDACPTQAIVEPYVLDSRKCIAYTTIELRGEIPEAEREGIGHHLFGCDICQDVCPWNRKSPLSANPDFQPKPGLFWPEIDRLLDLSEDEWRLMIRGTSMKRAKIKGLLRNLMVVAGNSGVKEFLPKLRKFVTHEDEQVRSHAEWASRRLKD